The Streptomyces europaeiscabiei genome window below encodes:
- a CDS encoding gas vesicle protein, translated as MTFPSRVPEPYGQSGGSANLADILERVLDKGLVIAGDIRINLLDIELLTIKLRLIVASVDKAKEMGIDWWETDPALSSNARRDELSRENAELRARLAELDEGGYRREPEPAIERDRAREEPS; from the coding sequence ATGACCTTCCCGAGCCGAGTCCCCGAGCCGTACGGCCAGAGCGGCGGGAGTGCCAACCTGGCCGACATCCTGGAGCGTGTACTCGACAAAGGTCTGGTGATCGCGGGTGACATCCGCATCAACCTGCTCGACATCGAACTGCTCACGATCAAGCTGCGCCTGATCGTCGCCTCCGTCGACAAGGCCAAGGAGATGGGGATCGACTGGTGGGAGACCGACCCGGCGCTGTCGTCCAACGCCCGCCGCGACGAACTCTCCCGTGAGAACGCCGAGTTGCGTGCCCGGCTCGCGGAGCTGGACGAGGGCGGGTACCGGCGGGAGCCGGAGCCGGCCATCGAGCGCGACCGCGCCAGAGAGGAGCC